One window of the Populus trichocarpa isolate Nisqually-1 chromosome 9, P.trichocarpa_v4.1, whole genome shotgun sequence genome contains the following:
- the LOC7474966 gene encoding NAC domain-containing protein 6 produces the protein MAEMALKLDLPGFRFHPTEEELLDFYLKNIVFGKKMRLDVIGYLNIYRHDPWDLPGLSNVGEREWYFFVPRDRKHGSGGRPNRTTQNGFWKATGSDRKIVSLSDPKRMIGLRKTLVFYKGRAPRGNKTDWVMNEYRLPEYSCPLPKDIVLCKIYRKATSLKVLEQRAAMEEEMKTIHASPSSSPPPSSLDTMSFCSQLEDPVPPILMPAQNLVFKKEIEDNNNIRYEKPNEIKRPSLHLPMGKDMLPELQVPSKLSMEWNQDPIWSLNSPWIQNFAHYADILNF, from the exons ATGGCTGAAATGGCATTAAAGCTTGATCTTCCAGGCTTCCGTTTCCACCCAACTGAAGAGGAACTTCTTGATTTCTaccttaaaaatatagtttttggtaaaaaaatgcGTCTTGATGTTATTGGCTACCTCAACATCTATCGTCATGATCCTTGGGACTTGCCTG GATTGTCAAATGTTGGGGAAAGGGAGTGGTATTTTTTTGTGCCTAGAGACAGGAAGCATGGTAGTGGAGGAAGGCCTAATAGGACTACTCAAAATGGGTTTTGGAAAGCCACTGGTTCTGACCGGAAAATTGTGAGCTTATCGGACCCAAAAAGGATGATCGGATTGAGAAAGACTCTTGTTTTCTATAAGGGAAGAGCACCAAGAGGGAACAAGACTGATTGGGTCATGAACGAGTATCGCCTGCCTGAATATTCATGCCCCTTGCCCAAG GACATAGTCTTGTGCAAGATATACAGGAAGGCAACTTCGTTGAAAGTTCTAGAGCAAAGGGCAGCaatggaagaagaaatgaagaCAATTCATGCGTCTCCATCTTCATCCCCACCACCATCATCTTTGGACACCATGTCATTTTGCAGTCAACTAGAAGATCCAGTGCCACCGATATTAATGCCTGCGCAAAatttggttttcaagaaagaaatagaagacAACAACAATATTAGATATGAAAAACCAAACGAGATTAAAAGGCCAAGTCTCCATTTACCTATGGGGAAGGACATGTTACCAGAGCTCCAAGTTCCCAGCAAATTGAGCATGGAGTGGAACCAAGATCCCATCTGGTCCCTAAATAGTCCTTGGATTCAAAATTTTGCCCATTATGCAGACATTTTGAATTTCTAA